A genomic region of Desulfallas thermosapovorans DSM 6562 contains the following coding sequences:
- a CDS encoding M20/M25/M40 family metallo-hydrolase → MINRERLVAEFMEMVQVDSESRREGQMAALLKEKLQRLGFTVHVDEAGSRTGSDTGNLIARLAGNAQAPALMFSAHMDTVTPGCGIKPVEENGVIRSAGDTVLGADDKAGIAAILEAVRVLQEQKLPFGDLELVFTVCEEVGLSGVKYLDFSRLTARMGYVLDSNGPAGTIITRGPSQDEIYAEMLGTAAHAGINPEDGVNAIQVASRAIAAMQLGRIDHETTANIGIISGGTAINIVPEKVTIKGETRSLQEDKRIKQTRAICEALERAAREGGARVQIKVETVYPAMDVPGDAPVVELARNAALDIGLEPVVKGTGGGSDTHIFNEHGIEAVNLGIAMQNVHTTGEFINVDDLVMDASYVLAIIKAAVTCGAGKGE, encoded by the coding sequence TTGATAAACAGGGAGCGGCTGGTGGCCGAGTTTATGGAAATGGTACAGGTGGACAGTGAAAGCCGCCGGGAGGGACAAATGGCCGCACTGCTTAAGGAAAAACTACAAAGGTTGGGATTTACCGTCCATGTAGATGAGGCCGGTTCCCGAACCGGATCGGACACGGGTAATCTCATTGCCCGTCTGGCCGGCAATGCCCAAGCACCGGCCCTGATGTTCTCGGCCCACATGGACACGGTAACTCCGGGCTGCGGCATTAAACCCGTGGAAGAAAACGGCGTCATCCGCTCGGCGGGAGATACCGTTCTGGGTGCCGATGACAAAGCGGGTATAGCTGCCATACTGGAGGCGGTACGGGTGCTGCAGGAACAAAAATTACCCTTTGGTGACCTGGAACTGGTTTTTACCGTGTGTGAAGAAGTGGGATTATCGGGCGTCAAGTACCTGGATTTTTCCCGCCTGACGGCCCGGATGGGCTATGTACTGGACAGCAACGGCCCGGCGGGCACCATTATCACACGTGGTCCTTCCCAGGACGAGATATATGCTGAAATGCTTGGCACCGCAGCCCACGCCGGTATTAACCCCGAAGATGGAGTGAATGCCATTCAGGTGGCATCCCGGGCCATAGCAGCCATGCAATTGGGCCGCATAGATCACGAAACCACCGCCAATATCGGCATTATTTCCGGTGGTACGGCCATTAATATTGTGCCCGAGAAAGTAACTATTAAAGGTGAAACCAGAAGCCTGCAGGAAGATAAACGGATCAAGCAAACCCGGGCTATTTGCGAGGCGCTGGAGAGGGCGGCCCGGGAAGGTGGAGCCCGGGTGCAGATAAAAGTGGAAACGGTTTATCCGGCCATGGATGTACCCGGCGATGCGCCGGTGGTTGAGTTAGCCCGCAATGCGGCATTGGACATAGGTCTAGAGCCCGTGGTCAAAGGCACGGGCGGGGGCAGCGACACCCATATTTTTAATGAGCATGGTATTGAAGCGGTGAACCTGGGCATTGCCATGCAAAATGTGCACACCACCGGCGAATTTATCA
- a CDS encoding 2-oxoacid:acceptor oxidoreductase family protein yields MFEGILIAGFGGQGVLSTGQLLAYAGMIEDKHVAWIPSYGPEMRGGTANCGITISTEPISSPVVSEPTVLIAMNRPSLEKFEPTVVPGGLILVNSSLIDIKTQRTDVRTVYVPANDMAEELGNGKVANNIILGALLELTGVVSNEGVLESLKKVLPPKHHNLIPLNGEALEKGRELARGQA; encoded by the coding sequence ATGTTTGAAGGTATCTTAATCGCGGGTTTCGGGGGGCAAGGTGTTTTATCCACCGGACAGCTGCTGGCCTACGCCGGAATGATCGAGGATAAACATGTGGCCTGGATTCCCTCCTATGGCCCGGAGATGCGCGGCGGTACGGCTAACTGCGGCATAACCATTTCCACTGAACCCATTAGCTCACCGGTGGTCAGCGAACCCACCGTGCTGATTGCCATGAACCGGCCTTCCCTGGAAAAATTTGAACCCACGGTGGTACCGGGCGGTTTGATTCTGGTAAACAGCTCGTTGATTGATATTAAAACCCAGCGCACCGATGTGCGCACCGTATATGTGCCGGCTAACGACATGGCCGAGGAGTTGGGCAACGGCAAAGTGGCCAACAATATTATCCTGGGAGCTTTACTGGAACTAACCGGCGTAGTATCCAACGAAGGCGTACTGGAATCGCTGAAAAAGGTGCTGCCGCCCAAACACCACAATCTAATCCCCTTAAACGGCGAAGCCCTGGAAAAGGGCCGCGAGCTGGCCAGGGGTCAGGCTTAA
- a CDS encoding thiamine pyrophosphate-dependent enzyme codes for MKKVFTRPEALADLPFHYCPGCTHGIAHRLVAEVIDEMGIYERALGIAPVGCSVFIYNYLDIDMYQAAHGRAPAVGTGIKRVLPDRLVFTYQGDGDAAAIGTGELVHAAARGEKITVIFVNNAVYAMTGGQMAPTTLLGQKTTTTPYGRDKDANGMPVKVCEMLAPLDGSAYLARVSLHNPKHIAQAKKAIRKAFEVQMRGDGFTLVEILGSCPTNWGLPPLEALKWLEENMIPYYPLGEHKTPAEEVQI; via the coding sequence ATGAAAAAAGTTTTTACCAGGCCGGAGGCGCTGGCTGATTTACCATTCCATTACTGTCCGGGCTGCACCCATGGCATTGCCCACCGTTTGGTGGCCGAAGTTATTGATGAAATGGGTATATACGAGCGCGCCCTGGGTATAGCACCGGTGGGCTGTTCCGTATTTATTTATAATTACCTGGATATAGATATGTACCAGGCCGCCCACGGCCGGGCACCGGCGGTGGGTACGGGCATCAAGCGGGTGCTGCCCGACCGGCTGGTGTTTACCTACCAGGGTGACGGCGACGCGGCGGCCATCGGCACGGGCGAGCTGGTGCACGCGGCGGCCCGGGGCGAAAAGATAACCGTTATTTTCGTCAACAATGCGGTTTACGCCATGACCGGCGGCCAGATGGCCCCCACCACGTTATTGGGCCAGAAAACCACCACCACTCCCTACGGGCGGGATAAGGATGCCAATGGTATGCCCGTAAAGGTTTGTGAAATGCTGGCCCCGCTGGATGGCAGTGCTTACCTGGCCCGGGTATCTCTGCACAACCCCAAGCATATAGCCCAGGCCAAAAAGGCCATACGCAAAGCTTTTGAAGTACAAATGCGCGGAGACGGCTTTACCCTGGTGGAAATACTGGGTTCTTGCCCCACCAACTGGGGCCTGCCCCCTCTGGAGGCACTGAAGTGGCTGGAAGAGAATATGATTCCTTACTACCCGCTTGGTGAACACAAAACTCCGGCGGAGGAGGTGCAGATATAA
- a CDS encoding 3-methyl-2-oxobutanoate dehydrogenase subunit VorB has protein sequence MAKILMKGNEAIGEGAVRAGCRYFFGYPITPQSELPHYLAKRMPEVGGVYLQSESETAAANMVFGAAGAGARVMTSSSGPGISLMQEGISYLAGAELPCVIVNMMRGGPGLGNIAPAQSDYFQAVNGGGHGDYRVICLAPASVQEIIDLMADAFDLADKYRNPVMLLADGVLGQMMEPVDLGEEKLVQPPEKEWAATGRKKGGPKRLINSLYIVPEECEKHNIRLSQKYAAITKEEQRWEEYQVHDAKMIIVAFGTCARICKAVVDRARQEGLAVGLIRPITVWPFPAGVIARLRETAEQFLTVEMNMGQMVEDVRLAVAGKKPVHFYGRVGGMLPVARDVLAEVKKLYNGGAV, from the coding sequence TTGGCTAAAATATTGATGAAAGGTAATGAGGCCATCGGAGAAGGTGCCGTGCGGGCCGGTTGTCGCTATTTCTTCGGTTACCCCATTACCCCGCAGAGTGAATTGCCACACTACCTGGCCAAGCGTATGCCCGAGGTGGGCGGTGTGTATTTGCAATCGGAGAGTGAAACAGCGGCGGCCAATATGGTCTTTGGCGCCGCCGGGGCCGGTGCCCGGGTAATGACTTCATCCTCGGGCCCCGGTATTAGCTTGATGCAGGAAGGTATATCCTACTTGGCCGGTGCCGAGCTGCCCTGTGTAATAGTGAACATGATGCGGGGCGGTCCCGGCCTGGGTAACATTGCCCCGGCCCAGTCCGATTATTTCCAGGCCGTCAATGGCGGCGGTCATGGCGATTACCGGGTGATTTGCCTGGCCCCGGCATCGGTGCAGGAGATTATTGACTTGATGGCGGATGCCTTTGACTTGGCGGATAAATACCGTAACCCGGTGATGCTGCTGGCCGATGGTGTATTGGGCCAGATGATGGAACCGGTGGACCTGGGTGAGGAGAAACTGGTGCAACCGCCGGAAAAAGAATGGGCGGCTACCGGGCGTAAAAAAGGCGGCCCCAAACGATTAATCAACTCGTTATATATCGTGCCTGAAGAATGCGAGAAGCACAATATCAGGCTGTCCCAAAAATATGCGGCCATAACCAAAGAAGAACAGCGCTGGGAAGAATACCAGGTGCATGACGCTAAAATGATCATTGTAGCCTTTGGCACCTGTGCCAGAATCTGCAAGGCTGTGGTTGATCGTGCCCGGCAGGAGGGCCTGGCGGTTGGTTTGATCCGCCCCATTACAGTTTGGCCCTTCCCTGCCGGAGTGATAGCCCGTTTACGGGAGACGGCTGAACAGTTCCTGACGGTGGAAATGAACATGGGCCAAATGGTGGAAGACGTGCGGCTGGCGGTGGCGGGTAAAAAGCCGGTGCATTTCTATGGCCGGGTGGGCGGTATGCTGCCCGTGGCCCGGGATGTGCTGGCGGAGGTTAAAAAACTGTACAACGGGGGTGCGGTATAA
- a CDS encoding 4Fe-4S binding protein encodes MAQITFREERCKGCQLCAAVCPKQLIKMAGHINVMGFHPATVEEPEKCTGCALCARMCPDLVIEVAKEEKKVG; translated from the coding sequence TTGGCGCAAATAACATTTCGGGAAGAGCGCTGCAAAGGTTGTCAATTATGCGCAGCGGTGTGTCCCAAACAATTAATTAAAATGGCCGGGCATATCAATGTCATGGGATTTCACCCGGCTACCGTGGAAGAACCTGAAAAATGCACCGGGTGTGCACTGTGTGCCCGCATGTGTCCGGACCTGGTAATTGAAGTGGCAAAGGAGGAAAAAAAGGTTGGCTAA
- a CDS encoding glycosyltransferase family 2 protein, whose translation MSLKRVVALIPAFNEEKYIGATVASLAALPEVNEIVVVDDASTDRTAQLAAAAGARVISMPRNSGKGAALNRGSADINAGVIMLLDGDLGETAREARWLLEPVLAGQADMTVARFPPPRRKGGFGLVKGLARKGIKFYTGLEMQSPLSGQRVMTRQVMEKLLPFASGYGVEVGLTIKAVRAGFKVLEVPVQMTHAETGRDLKGFWHRGRQFCHVALVLARAAVK comes from the coding sequence ATGTCGTTAAAGCGGGTTGTGGCTCTCATACCGGCATTTAATGAAGAAAAATATATCGGCGCCACCGTGGCCTCGCTGGCCGCGCTGCCTGAAGTCAACGAAATTGTGGTGGTGGATGATGCGTCCACCGACCGTACGGCACAGCTGGCTGCTGCCGCGGGGGCCAGGGTGATCAGCATGCCCCGGAACAGCGGCAAAGGTGCTGCTTTGAACCGGGGCAGCGCGGATATTAATGCCGGTGTGATCATGCTGCTGGATGGTGATTTGGGCGAGACAGCCAGGGAAGCCCGGTGGTTACTGGAACCGGTACTGGCGGGTCAGGCGGATATGACCGTGGCCCGGTTTCCGCCGCCCCGGCGCAAAGGGGGCTTCGGCCTGGTTAAAGGATTGGCCAGGAAAGGTATTAAATTTTACACCGGGTTGGAAATGCAATCCCCCTTATCAGGCCAGCGGGTGATGACCCGTCAGGTAATGGAAAAATTGCTACCCTTTGCCTCGGGCTACGGGGTGGAGGTTGGCCTGACCATTAAGGCGGTCCGGGCGGGGTTTAAGGTGCTGGAAGTGCCGGTGCAAATGACCCATGCTGAAACCGGTCGTGACTTGAAGGGTTTCTGGCACCGGGGCAGACAGTTTTGTCACGTGGCCCTGGTACTGGCCAGAGCCGCTGTGAAATAA
- a CDS encoding copper transporter — translation MIIDYKYHIASLVAVFLALGIGILIGSTLLGNDALIDYQKQVTDRLESQLQSLRETNETIQARANTLETDSNMHKQFEKQVLPVLAAGKLAGKNYALVELNNFGFPPEVAGVIEAAGGSIISVTSVNAIGDEQKTIEALQQELGWPVNTTDELYKRLAMEIANNINTGENTLVIGHLVEKELLKTSGQYGNPVDGIIIVGGSYNDINRNMQIDISLIDYFNELNIPVVGVEETDVTLSSMKEYQRKHISTVDNIDTVPGQFAMVLALSGQPGHYGIKSTAQRLLPDLPVQ, via the coding sequence ATGATTATTGATTACAAATACCATATTGCATCGCTGGTGGCGGTGTTTTTGGCTTTGGGTATCGGCATTTTAATCGGCAGTACTTTACTGGGTAATGACGCGCTGATTGATTACCAGAAACAGGTTACAGACAGGTTGGAAAGCCAGTTGCAGTCATTACGGGAAACCAATGAAACCATTCAAGCCCGGGCCAATACACTGGAAACCGACTCCAATATGCATAAACAATTTGAAAAACAAGTGCTGCCGGTTTTGGCGGCGGGTAAACTGGCCGGTAAAAATTATGCCCTGGTGGAGTTAAATAACTTTGGTTTTCCCCCGGAAGTTGCCGGGGTAATAGAAGCCGCCGGGGGCAGTATTATTTCAGTTACTTCAGTCAACGCCATTGGCGATGAGCAGAAAACCATCGAGGCTTTGCAGCAGGAACTCGGTTGGCCCGTTAATACCACTGATGAATTATATAAAAGGCTGGCAATGGAAATAGCTAACAATATAAATACCGGTGAAAATACGTTGGTGATCGGGCACCTGGTGGAAAAAGAATTGCTTAAAACCAGCGGCCAGTATGGTAACCCGGTAGATGGTATCATCATTGTCGGCGGCAGTTACAATGATATCAACCGCAACATGCAAATTGATATCTCTTTAATAGATTATTTCAACGAGTTAAACATACCGGTGGTGGGCGTGGAGGAAACCGATGTCACTTTGTCATCAATGAAAGAATACCAGCGCAAACACATTAGCACAGTGGATAATATTGATACCGTACCGGGTCAATTTGCTATGGTGCTGGCACTAAGCGGCCAACCCGGCCACTATGGTATTAAATCCACGGCCCAAAGGCTGCTGCCCGATTTACCGGTTCAGTAG
- the steA gene encoding putative cytokinetic ring protein SteA, translating to MAIKGTVRLDKKTKHLVKRLQHGDIAVIDHRDLDEVAANALVEAHVKAVVNVSSSMSEVYPNCGPLTIVEAGIKLVDCPESDLFSILTEGQEIEVKNGQIIHAGRVLCSGEELTVDIIKQKMEATKANLESVLSSFVQNTMDYAQNEIGLICGQYKVPDVKTTFKDKHALIVVRGKNYKEDLRAIKSYIYEIKPVLIGVDGGADALMEFGLKPDVIVGDMDSVSDKTLQCGAELVVHAYPDGRAPGMARLQEMGLPAITFAAPGTSEDIAMLIAYEKGAELIVAVGTHSNMIDFLEKGRKGMASTFLVRAKVGSVLIDAKGVSKLYKSRLRAKHLAPIFVAAMLPVAAVAVISPSTRELLRLLFIQFRLLVGI from the coding sequence GTGGCCATCAAAGGCACAGTCCGGCTCGATAAAAAAACCAAGCATCTGGTTAAACGCTTGCAGCATGGAGATATTGCCGTAATAGATCACCGCGATCTGGACGAAGTGGCCGCCAATGCCCTTGTGGAAGCCCATGTAAAAGCGGTGGTCAATGTCAGTTCATCCATGAGTGAAGTTTATCCCAATTGCGGGCCTTTGACCATTGTGGAAGCCGGTATTAAACTGGTGGACTGCCCGGAGAGTGATTTATTTTCAATATTGACGGAAGGCCAGGAAATTGAAGTAAAGAACGGCCAGATAATTCACGCGGGCCGGGTACTGTGTAGTGGTGAAGAGTTGACCGTTGATATTATAAAACAAAAAATGGAGGCCACCAAGGCCAATTTGGAAAGCGTATTGTCCAGTTTTGTACAAAATACCATGGATTATGCCCAAAATGAAATTGGCCTGATTTGCGGCCAGTATAAAGTTCCCGATGTTAAAACCACCTTTAAGGACAAGCACGCCTTGATAGTAGTGCGCGGCAAAAATTATAAAGAAGACCTGCGGGCAATAAAGTCCTATATATACGAAATAAAGCCTGTGCTGATAGGTGTTGACGGTGGGGCCGACGCTTTAATGGAGTTTGGATTGAAGCCTGATGTTATAGTGGGTGATATGGATAGCGTCAGCGATAAAACGCTGCAATGCGGTGCCGAACTGGTGGTGCATGCCTACCCGGACGGCCGGGCACCCGGCATGGCCCGGTTACAGGAAATGGGCTTGCCGGCGATAACCTTCGCCGCGCCGGGCACCAGCGAGGATATAGCGATGCTAATTGCCTACGAAAAGGGGGCCGAGCTGATTGTGGCGGTTGGTACCCATTCCAATATGATAGATTTTCTGGAAAAAGGCCGTAAAGGCATGGCCAGTACTTTTTTGGTGCGGGCCAAGGTGGGTTCGGTGTTAATTGATGCCAAAGGGGTCAGCAAACTGTATAAAAGCAGACTGCGTGCCAAACACCTGGCCCCCATTTTTGTTGCCGCGATGCTGCCTGTGGCCGCTGTGGCGGTGATTTCTCCTTCAACCAGGGAATTGTTGCGGCTTTTGTTTATTCAATTTCGACTGCTGGTGGGAATCTAA
- the spo0A gene encoding sporulation transcription factor Spo0A, protein MRKVIKIIIADDNREFCELLKEFLQEQEDLNLVGIAQNGLEALDLIQEEEPDILVLDLIMPHLDGIGVLEKLNEFQHRPRVIMLTAFGQESITQRAVELGADYYILKPFDFSVLATRIKQLAGGFKVAQYISVAKPKNLDVAVTNIIHEMGVPAHIKGYHYLRDAILQVIEDVNLLGAVTKELYPMIAHKYQTTPSRVERAIRHAIELAWDRGNIEMMTKFFGYTINLQRGKPTNSEFIAMVADKLRIEAKVS, encoded by the coding sequence ATGAGAAAGGTAATTAAAATTATAATAGCTGATGATAATCGTGAATTTTGTGAATTATTAAAGGAATTTCTGCAGGAACAGGAAGACTTGAACCTGGTGGGTATCGCCCAAAACGGTTTGGAAGCACTGGATTTAATCCAGGAAGAAGAACCCGATATTTTGGTGCTGGACCTGATCATGCCCCATTTGGATGGTATCGGTGTGCTGGAAAAATTAAATGAATTTCAACATCGACCCCGGGTGATCATGCTGACTGCCTTTGGCCAGGAAAGTATAACCCAGAGGGCTGTTGAATTGGGGGCAGATTATTATATATTAAAACCCTTTGATTTTTCGGTGCTGGCCACCAGAATAAAACAGTTGGCCGGGGGATTTAAGGTAGCCCAGTATATTTCGGTGGCCAAGCCCAAAAATCTTGATGTTGCGGTTACAAATATTATCCATGAGATGGGTGTGCCCGCCCATATAAAAGGTTATCATTACCTGCGGGACGCCATTTTACAGGTTATCGAAGATGTAAATTTGCTTGGGGCGGTAACTAAAGAATTGTACCCCATGATCGCCCATAAATATCAAACCACTCCCAGCAGGGTGGAAAGGGCTATACGGCATGCTATCGAGCTGGCCTGGGATAGGGGTAACATTGAAATGATGACCAAATTTTTCGGTTATACCATTAACCTTCAGCGCGGTAAACCTACCAATTCCGAGTTCATTGCCATGGTAGCCGACAAATTGCGCATTGAAGCCAAAGTCAGCTAG
- the spoIVB gene encoding SpoIVB peptidase produces the protein MGDRIATGIELPEIFIQNVSLNLRAASEIFSVDGNQYREFTYNPEEILPVALKTGQMEMQMKLFGLLPIHRMVVNVVDPPHVIPGGQSIGVLLHTEGVMVVGEAAVEKDGQTYYPARAAGISVGDLILQINGAKITSENQLQELVDKYGKQGKKISLLVKQGNKNRLARIEPILCDKTGRYRIGLFIKNSTAGVGTLTFYEPRTKTYGALGHMITDFESGHRLNPVNGKIVEAAVKGLHPGKKGAPGEKLGVFKGSSDIIGDIEKNTTCGIFGKLQKGIRNPYYNQPVPVAMKYQIKKGPAEILTVLDENKIERFNIEIEDILPADNQGKGMVIKVIDKRLLDRTGGIIQGMSGSPIIQNGRLVGAVTHVFINDPAKGYGVLAENMLKEANLLNIEHAERIAG, from the coding sequence GTGGGTGATAGAATTGCAACGGGCATTGAACTGCCGGAGATTTTTATTCAAAACGTAAGTTTGAACCTGCGTGCGGCGTCTGAAATATTTTCAGTTGACGGTAACCAATACCGGGAATTTACTTATAATCCTGAAGAAATACTGCCCGTAGCTTTAAAAACGGGGCAAATGGAAATGCAGATGAAGCTTTTTGGTTTGCTGCCCATTCATCGCATGGTGGTAAATGTGGTGGATCCCCCACATGTCATTCCAGGGGGGCAATCCATTGGTGTTTTATTGCATACCGAGGGTGTCATGGTAGTGGGGGAAGCCGCTGTGGAGAAGGACGGTCAAACATACTACCCGGCAAGGGCAGCCGGTATTTCAGTGGGCGACTTGATTTTACAGATCAACGGCGCAAAAATTACCAGTGAAAATCAATTACAGGAACTTGTTGATAAATACGGGAAACAAGGAAAAAAAATATCTTTACTGGTTAAACAGGGAAATAAAAACAGGCTGGCCAGGATTGAACCTATCCTGTGTGACAAAACTGGCCGTTATCGCATTGGGCTGTTTATTAAAAACAGCACTGCCGGTGTAGGGACACTGACCTTTTATGAACCAAGAACAAAAACCTACGGAGCGCTGGGCCATATGATCACTGATTTTGAAAGCGGCCATAGATTAAACCCGGTGAACGGTAAGATAGTGGAGGCCGCCGTTAAAGGGCTGCACCCGGGCAAAAAGGGTGCTCCGGGAGAAAAGCTGGGTGTATTTAAAGGCAGTAGCGATATAATCGGAGACATTGAAAAGAATACCACCTGCGGCATTTTTGGTAAATTGCAAAAGGGTATCCGTAACCCTTATTATAACCAGCCCGTACCCGTGGCCATGAAATATCAAATTAAAAAGGGCCCGGCCGAAATATTAACGGTTCTTGACGAAAATAAAATAGAAAGATTTAATATAGAAATTGAGGATATTTTGCCCGCGGATAACCAGGGTAAGGGAATGGTAATCAAAGTTATCGATAAAAGATTATTGGACCGTACCGGCGGCATTATCCAGGGCATGAGCGGCAGTCCCATTATACAAAACGGCAGGCTGGTGGGGGCGGTAACCCATGTTTTTATCAATGATCCTGCCAAAGGGTATGGTGTTCTGGCAGAAAATATGTTAAAAGAAGCAAATCTGTTAAATATAGAGCATGCGGAAAGGATAGCGGGATAA